A single window of Salvia splendens isolate huo1 chromosome 6, SspV2, whole genome shotgun sequence DNA harbors:
- the LOC121810007 gene encoding 40S ribosomal protein S9-2-like, producing the protein MVHVSFYRNYGKTFKKPRRPYEKERLDAELKLVGEYGLRCKRELWRVQYALSRIRNNARNLLTLDEKDPRRIFEGEALLRRMNRYGLLDESQNKLDYVLSLTVENFLERRLQTLVFKAGMAKSIHHARVLIRQRHIRVGRQVVNVASFLVRVDSQKHIDFSLTSPFGGGRPGRVKRKNQKAAAKKAGGGDEEEDDE; encoded by the exons ATGGTGCACGTTAGTTTCTACCGCAACT ATGGTAAGACATTCAAGAAGCCTCGCAGGCCTTATGAGAAGGAGCGATTGGATGCTGAGCTGAAGCTTGTTGGAGAGTATGGGCTGAGGTGCAAGAGGGAGCTGTGGAGGGTGCAATACGCATTGAGTCGCATCCGAAACAATGCTAGGAATCTCCTCACCCTTGATGAAAAGGATCCCCGCCGAATCTTTGAAGGCGAGGCCCTTCTACGTAGGATGAATAGGTATGGCCTTTTGGATGAAAGCCAAAACAAGCTCGATTATGTGCTGTCCCTCACTGTTGAGAACTTTCTTGAGCGCCGCCTTCAGACCCTTGTGTTCAAGGCTGGAATGGCTAAGTCGATTCATCATGCCCGTGTGCTAATCAGGCAGAGGCATATTag GGTGGGAAGACAGGTAGTAAATGTGGCTTCCTTTCTGGTGAGGGTCGATTCACAGAAGCATATAGACTTCTCGCTTACTAGTCCCTTTGGTGGTGGTCGTCCTGGTAGGGTCAAACGAAAGAACCAGAAAGCTGCTGCAAAGAAGGCTGGCGGTGGTGATGAAGAAGAGGATGATGAATAA
- the LOC121806562 gene encoding uncharacterized protein LOC121806562, whose translation MNSIWLLQSKSNPAFDISHQNQKKNKTNLQFLNMNSNSCFLCQKLVSLFHAISLFLLTHFFSYFSRCFYLIKYILSFLFVNCNTWLKKSAKKDVLFLEAGRGEENELELLHLKFKFPSFDEFRKINTNVKDDSCNLKLSSSALIELLTTFPLRHIDEDVELEPREEEATPEFNVNLLLQHSVDEFEISSDGEALDSESFGVNTESLMFLGESKKVEEEQGFERDFNVNSSGDMETNDGELEKECSPFENDGVTHKLECLWEHQELIEQLQMELEKVKATGLPTIVEESETPKVINDLKPWKIDETEETQHRDCIAEPHKSYREMMRKFDILNYQKMYAMGFVQQNDPFQQKVKPAPMLKSLVSKKLWTSKHKKQGSSPMKKLMNELQGDVEVVYVGQMCLSWEILQWEYDKALELWNSDPHSVYRYNEVVAEFQQFQVLLLRFIEDEPFQGGRVQTYVKARCVLRNLLQVPLVREDDRTKERDEYVISSEMLVEMLEESIRIFWEFVRSDKDCGLAALPVLHSPQDLKMLMQLRRILQKKERRVKDMLRSEKCILRRFQKQKRRGDEEALHFFAQVDVKLVSRVLSMSRISREQLIWCENKLSRISFVGTKIYVQPAFLLFPC comes from the exons ATGAACTCTATATGGTTGCTTCAATCCAAATCAAACCCTGCATTTGATATATCCcatcaaaaccaaaaaaaaaacaagacaaATCTCCAGTTTCTGAACATGAATTCCAATTCTTGCTTCCTCTGCCAAAAACTGGTGTCTCTTTTCCATGCTATTTCCTTATTTCTTCTGACTCATTTTTTCTCCTATTTTTCCAGGTGTTTTTACTTGATTAAATATATTCTCTCGTTTTTGTTTGTTAATTGTAACACTTGGTTGAAAAAGTCAGCAAAGAAAGATGTACTATTTCTGGAGGCAGGGCGTGGAGAGGAAAACGAATTGGAGCTGCTGCATTTGAAATTCAAGTTTCCTTCATTTGATGAGTTcagaaaaattaatactaacGTGAAAGATGATTCCTGCAATCTTAAACTCTCATCCTCTGCCTTGATTGAGCTACTTACCACTTTCCCTCTAAGGCACATCGATGAAGATGTTGAGCTTGAGCCGAGAGAGGAAGAAGCAACTCCCGAGTTCAATGTTAATTTACTTCTACAACATTCTGTTGATGAGTTTGAGATAAGCAGTGATGGAGAAGCTTTAGATAGTGAGAGCTTTGGAGTGAATACGGAATCTTTGATGTTTTTAGGTGAGAGCAAGAAAGTAGAAGAAGAGCAAGGTTTTGAGAGAGATTTTAATGTGAATTCAAGTGGTGATATGGAGACAAATGATGGGGAATTGGAAAAAGAGTGCAGTCCTTTTGAGAATGATGGAGTCACCCACAAGTTGGAGTGTTTGTGGGAGCATCAAGAGCTGATTGAGCAGTTGCAGATGGAGCTTGAGAAGGTGAAGGCCACAGGTCTGCCTACCATTGTAGAGGAGTCCGAGACGCCTAAGGTCATCAATGACTTGAAGCCGTGGAAGATAGACGAGACCGAGGAAACGCAGCATCGAGATTGCATTGCCGAGCCTCACAAGAGCTACAGAGAAATGATGCGAAAATTCGATATCCTCAACTACCAGAAGATGTATGCCATGG GTTTTGTGCAGCAGAATGATCCATTCCAACAAAAAGTGAAGCCAGCCCCAATGCTGAAGTCCCTAGTCTCGAAAAAGCTTTGGACGTCGAAGCATAAAAAGCAGGGCAGCAGCCCAATGAAGAAGCTGATGAATGAGCTGCAGGGCGACGTGGAAGTGGTGTACGTAGGTCAGATGTGCCTGTCGTGGGAAATCCTGCAATGGGAATACGACAAGGCCTTAGAGCTATGGAACTCTGATCCACACAGTGTCTATCGCTACAACGAGGTGGTGGCCGAGTTCCAGCAGTTTCAAGTCCTCCTTCTAAGGTTCATAGAAGACGAGCCCTTCCAGGGGGGGCGAGTGCAGACCTATGTCAAGGCTCGATGTGTTCTACGAAATCTTCTCCAGGTTCCTCTCGTAAGAG AGGACGACAGAACGAAGGAGAGGGACGAGTATGTGATCAGTAGTGAAATGCTGGTAGAGATGCTTGAAGAATCGATACGCATATTTTGGGAATTCGTTCGATCGGACAAGGACTGTGGCTTGGCGGCGTTGCCTGTCCTTCATAGCCCTCAAGACCTCAAGATGTTGATGCAGCTACGGAGAATTCTTCAAAAG AAGGAGAGGAGGGTGAAGGATATGTTGAGGAGTGAGAAGTGCATATTGAGGAGATTCCAAAAGCAAAAGAGGAGGGGAGATGAAGAAGCTCTTCATTTTTTTGCACAAGTAGATGTGAAATTAGTGTCACGAGTTTTAAGCATGTCGAGAATTAGTAGGGAGCAATTGATTTGGTGCGAAAACAAGTTGAGTAGGATTAGCTTTGTGGGCACCAAAATCTACGTCCAACCTGCTTTTCTGCTATTTCCATGTTGA